Proteins from a genomic interval of Ficedula albicollis isolate OC2 chromosome 9, FicAlb1.5, whole genome shotgun sequence:
- the SERPINI1 gene encoding neuroserpin, protein MYFLGLLSLLALQSEAFKTSFPDESIAELSVNVYNQLRATREDENILFSPLSIAIAMGMVELGAHGTTLKEIRHSLGFDSLKNGEEFAFLKDLSDMATAEESHYVLDIANSLYVQNGFHVSDKFLQLVKKYFKAEVENVDFSQSAAVATQINKWVENHTNSMIKDFVSSRDFGALTHLALINAIYFKGNWKSQFRPENTRTFSFTKDDESEVQIPMMYQQGEFYYGEFSDGSNEAGGIYQVLEIPYEGDEISMMIVLSRQEVPLATLEPLVKASLINEWANSVKKQKVEVYLPRFTVEQEIDLKDVWRGLGITELFSSSADLTAMSDNKELYLAKAFHKAFLEVNEEGSEAAAASGMIAISRMAVLYPQVIVDHPFFFLVRNRRTGTVLFMGRVMHPEAMNSSGHDFEKL, encoded by the exons ATGTATTTCCTTGGACTGCTGTCTTTGCTTGCTTTGCAAAGCGAAGCCTTCAAGACCAGCTTTCCTGATGAAAGCATCGCCGAGCTCTCGGTGAACGTTTACAACCAGCTGCGAGCCACGAGGGAGGACGAGAACATCCTGTTCTCCCCTCTGAGCATTGCCATAGCCATGGGGATGGTGGAGCTGGGAGCCCACGGGACCACCTTGAAGGAAATCCGACATTCCTTGGGCTTTGACAGCTTGAAGAATG gtgaGGAGTTTGCCTTCCTGAAGGACCTTTCTGACATGGCCACTGCTGAAGAAAGTCACTACGTGCTAGACATCGCCAACTCCCTCTACGTGCAGAATGGGTTTCATGTCAGTGACaaattcctgcagctggtgaaaaaatacttcaaagcTGAAGTAGAGAATGTAGATTTCAGCCAAAGTGCAGCTGTTGCTACTCAAATCAATAAATGGGTGGAAAATCACACAAATA GTATGATCAAAGATTTTGTGTCTTCGAGAGACTTTGGTGCTCTAACTCATTTGGCTCTCATCAATGCAATCTACTTTAAAGGCAACTGGAAGTCACAGTTCAGGCCTGAAAACACCagaactttttctttcactaaagATGATGAAAGTGAAGTGCAAATTCCAATGATGTACCAACAGGGAGAGTTCTACTACG GAGAGTTCAGCGATGGCTCCAATGAAGCAGGAGGGATCTACCAGGTCCTGGAAATACCCTATGAGGGGGATGAGATCAGCATGATGATCGTCCTTTCCAGGCAGGAGGTTCCCCTGGCCACCCTGGAACCCCTGGTCAAGGCCTCCCTGATTAATGAATGGGCTAATTCTGTGAAGAAGCAAAAAGTGGAAGTGTATTTGCCAAG GTTCACAGTAGAACAGGAAATTGATCTGAAGGATGTCTGGAGAGGTCTGGGAATTACAGAGCTgttcagcagcagtgctgaccTCACTGCCATGTCTG ATAACAAGGAACTTTACCTTGCAAAGGCATTTCACAAGGCATTTCTAGAAGTTAATGAGGAAGGatcagaagctgctgctgcctcag GAATGATTGCCATCAGCAGAATGGCAGTGCTCTACCCCCAAGTCATAGTGGACCATCCCTTCTTCTTTTTGGTCAGAAATAGAAGAACAG GTACTGTGTTATTCATGGGAAGGGTGATGCACCCTGAGGCAATGAATTCAAGTGGCCACGACTTTGAAAAGCTTTAA